The Pantoea eucalypti sequence CTAAAGAGTTCAACACCATCGCGGTGGATGACGGTATTGCCATGGGTCATGGCGGCATGCTGTATTCACTGCCTTCGCGCGAACTGATTGCCGATTCGGTCGAGTACATGGTCAACGCGCACTGCGCAGACGCCATGGTCTGCATCTCTAACTGCGATAAAATCACGCCGGGAATGCTGATGGCGTCACTGCGCCTGAATATTCCGGTGATCTTTGTTTCCGGTGGACCGATGGAAGCGGGTAAAACCAAGCTTTCTGACAAAATCATCAAGCTGGATCTGGTGGATGCGATGATTCAGGGTGCCAACCCGAACGTCAGCGATGCCGACAGCGATCAGATCGAACGCTCTGCCTGCCCGACCTGTGGCTCCTGCTCCGGTATGTTCACCGCCAACTCGATGAACTGTCTGACCGAAGCTCTGGGCCTGTCGCAGCCTGGCAACGGATCACTGCTGGCCACGCACGCCGATCGCAAAGAGCTGTTCATCAATGCCGGTAAGCGCATCGTCAGTCTGACCAAGCGCTACTACGAGCAGGATGACGTCAACATGCTGCCACGTAACATCGCTAACAAGGCCGCTTTCGAGAACGCCATGATGCTGGATATCGCCATGGGCGGTTCCACCAACACCGTATTGCACCTGCTGGCGGCGGCACAGGAAGGCGACATCGACTTTAATATCTCCGACATCGATCGCCTGTCACGTAAAGTGCCTCAGCTTTGTAAAGTCGCGCCAAGTACCCCGAAATATCACATGGAAGATGTGCATCGCGCGGGTGGGGTTTTTGCGATTCTGGGCGAGCTGGATCGCGCAGGCCTGTTCGACAGCAGCGCCCGTAATATTCTGCAGCAGACGATGCGTGAAACGCTGGATCAGTACGACATCATGCTGACCAAAGATCAGGCGGTGAAAGATATGTTCCGCGCTGGCCCGGCAGGCATCCGTACTACCCAGGCGTTCTCACAGAACTGCCGCTGGGACACGCTGGATGATGATCGTGCCGAAGGCTGTATCCGCACCCGCGAAAACGCTTACTCGCAGGACGGCGGTCTGGCCGTGCTTTACGGCAACATCGCCGAAGATGGCTGTATCGTTAAAACGGCGGGCGTAGACAAAGAGATCCTGACCTTCACGGGTCCGGCTAAAGTCTATGAAAGCCAGGATGACGCGGTAGAAGCGATTCTGGGCGGCAAAGTTGTGGCAGGCGACGTGGTCGTCATCCGCTACGAAGGACCAAAAGGCGGGCCGGGCATGCAGGAAATGCTCTATCCGACCACCTATCTGAAATCGATGGGCCTGGGCAAAAGCTGCGCACTGATCACCGACGGTCGGTTCTCCGGCGGTACGTCGGGCCTCTCTATCGGCCACGCTTCGCCGGAAGCGGCTAACGGCGGCACCATTGCGCTGGTCAAAGATGGCGATACCATTGAAATCGATATCCCTAATCGCGGCATCAAACTCGCTGTGCCGGATAACGAACTGCACGCCCGCCGTGAAGAGCAGCAGGCACGTGGCGATGCGGCCTATACGCCAGTCAATCGTCAGCGTGAAGTCTCCTTTGCGCTGCGTGCTTACGCATTACTCGCGACCAGTGCTGACAAAGGCGCTGTCCGCGATAAGAGCAAGCTGGGAGGCTAAAAATGGCCGAGTCTCAACCGCTACCTGACGCGCCTGGCGGCGCCGAATATTTGCGCGCAGTGCTGCGTTCACCGGTGTATGAAGTGGCACAGGTGACGCCGCTGCAGATTATGGAAAAAATTTCGGCGCGGCTCGGCAACACCATTCTGGTGAAGCGGGAAGATCGCCAGCCGGTGCACAGTTTCAAGGTGCGCGGTGCTTACGCGATGATTGCCGGTCTGAATGAAGAGCAGAAAGCGCGCGGCGTGGTGACGGCGTCAGCCGGTAACCATGCGCAGGGCGTGGCGCTCTCCGCGACGAAACTGGGCATCAAGTCACTGATTGTGATGCCGCTAGCGACCGCAGACATCAAGGTCGATGCAGTGCGCGCATTTGGCGGTGAGGCTTTCCTGTTTGGTGCCAACTTTGATGAGGCGAAAGCCAAAGCGATAGAGCTCGCTGAACAGCGCGGCTACACCTTCGTGCCGCCGTTTGACCATCCGGCTGTCATTGCCGGACAGGGCACGCTGGCGATGGAGCTGTTGCAGCAGGATGCGCACCTTGACCGGGTCTTTGTCCCGGTTGGCGGCGGCGGTCTGGCGGCCGGCGTGGCGGTGCTGATCAAGCAGCTGATGCCGCAAATCAAAGTGATTGCGGTGGAGTCAGAAGATTCAGCCTGCCTGAAAGCCGCACTGGAAGCGGGTCATCCGGTCGATCTGCCGCGCGTCGGGCTGTTTGCCGAAGGCGTCGCGGTCAAACGGATTGGCAGCGAAACCTTCCGGCTCTGTCAGGCCTACCTCGATGACATCATTACCGTCGACAGCGATGCGATTTGCGCGGCGATGAAGGATCTGTTCGAAGATGTGCGTGCTGTGGCGGAGCCGTCTGGCGCACTGGCGCTAGCGGGCATGAAAAAGTATATCCAGCAGCATGAGATCAAAGGCGAGCGGCTGGCGCATGTGTTATCAGGTGCCAACGTCAACTTCCACGGTCTGCGTTACGTCTCCGAGCGTTGTGAGCTGGGCGAACAGCGTGAAGCGCTGCTGGCCGTCACCATCCCGGAACAGCAGGGCAGTTTCCTGCGCTTCTGCCAGACGCTGGGCGGACGTTCAATCACCGAGTTCAATTACCGCTACGCCGATGCGGACAAAGCCTGCATCTTTGTGGGTGTACGTCTGACCCGTGGCGTGGAAGAGCGCAGTGAGATCATCAGCGAACTCACCAGCGGCGGCTATCAGGTAGTCGATCTCTCAGATGATGAGATGGCGAAACTGCACGTGCGCTACATGGTGGGCGGACGGCCCTCCAAGCCACTGCGTGAGCGGCTCTTCAGCTTTGAATTCCCGGAGGCACCTGGCGCGTTGCTGAAGTTCCTGCAGACGCTGGGCACTCACTGGAATATCTCGCTGTTTCACTACCGCAGCCACGGCACCGACTATGGTCGTGTGCTGGCGGCGTTTGAACTCGGCAGCGATGAGCCACGTTTCGAGGAGCATCTCACCGATCTGGGTTACGACTTTCATGACGAAAGCCAGAACCCGGCGTTCCGCTTCTTCCTGTCAGGCCACTGATTACAGCTGGCTCCAGAAAGCACTGATCAGCGGCTCTCCGAGCCGCTTTTTTTGCACGCAGATGCCGAGTTCGAACGGCGCAACCGAGTCAATATTCTCCAGCAGCAGCACGCGGTTTCGCACCGGGTCCGGGCTGTTCTCCAGCACCACATCCGGCAACAGTGCAATACCGCAACCCAGCGCCACCATTGAGACAATCGCTTCATGCCCCGATACGGTGGCGTAAATGACCGGATTCGGGATGCGCTGACGACGGAACCAGAGATCGATACGCCGCCGTGCGGGTCCCTGCACCGGCAGAATGAAGGGAATTTTTGACCAGTCGGGCTGCGGCTGTGTGGCCTGAGTGCGAACAGCACAGGGCAGTGCAGGCGCAATCAGCACCAGCGGGATCAGCCCCAGTGGCATAAAATCAATGCTGGCGGGCAGAGTTTCAGGCCGTCCGGCAATCGCCAGATCGGCATCACCGGAGTGCACTTTTTCCACCGCATCCGCGGCATCGCCGGTATCCAGTTTGATTTCGACCTGCGGATGTTCAGCGCGAAAGCGGTCAAGGATGGGCGGCAGATGACTGTAGGCCGCCGTCACAG is a genomic window containing:
- the ilvD gene encoding dihydroxy-acid dehydratase, producing MPKYRSATTTHGRNMAGARALWRATGMTDDDFGKPIIAVVNSFTQFVPGHVHLRDLGKLVAEQIEASGGVAKEFNTIAVDDGIAMGHGGMLYSLPSRELIADSVEYMVNAHCADAMVCISNCDKITPGMLMASLRLNIPVIFVSGGPMEAGKTKLSDKIIKLDLVDAMIQGANPNVSDADSDQIERSACPTCGSCSGMFTANSMNCLTEALGLSQPGNGSLLATHADRKELFINAGKRIVSLTKRYYEQDDVNMLPRNIANKAAFENAMMLDIAMGGSTNTVLHLLAAAQEGDIDFNISDIDRLSRKVPQLCKVAPSTPKYHMEDVHRAGGVFAILGELDRAGLFDSSARNILQQTMRETLDQYDIMLTKDQAVKDMFRAGPAGIRTTQAFSQNCRWDTLDDDRAEGCIRTRENAYSQDGGLAVLYGNIAEDGCIVKTAGVDKEILTFTGPAKVYESQDDAVEAILGGKVVAGDVVVIRYEGPKGGPGMQEMLYPTTYLKSMGLGKSCALITDGRFSGGTSGLSIGHASPEAANGGTIALVKDGDTIEIDIPNRGIKLAVPDNELHARREEQQARGDAAYTPVNRQREVSFALRAYALLATSADKGAVRDKSKLGG
- the ilvA gene encoding threonine ammonia-lyase, biosynthetic — encoded protein: MAESQPLPDAPGGAEYLRAVLRSPVYEVAQVTPLQIMEKISARLGNTILVKREDRQPVHSFKVRGAYAMIAGLNEEQKARGVVTASAGNHAQGVALSATKLGIKSLIVMPLATADIKVDAVRAFGGEAFLFGANFDEAKAKAIELAEQRGYTFVPPFDHPAVIAGQGTLAMELLQQDAHLDRVFVPVGGGGLAAGVAVLIKQLMPQIKVIAVESEDSACLKAALEAGHPVDLPRVGLFAEGVAVKRIGSETFRLCQAYLDDIITVDSDAICAAMKDLFEDVRAVAEPSGALALAGMKKYIQQHEIKGERLAHVLSGANVNFHGLRYVSERCELGEQREALLAVTIPEQQGSFLRFCQTLGGRSITEFNYRYADADKACIFVGVRLTRGVEERSEIISELTSGGYQVVDLSDDEMAKLHVRYMVGGRPSKPLRERLFSFEFPEAPGALLKFLQTLGTHWNISLFHYRSHGTDYGRVLAAFELGSDEPRFEEHLTDLGYDFHDESQNPAFRFFLSGH
- the ilvY gene encoding HTH-type transcriptional activator IlvY, which gives rise to MDLRDLKLFLHLAESCHFGRTARAMHVSPSTLSRQIQRLEEDVGHALFLRDNRTVTLTEAGERLRQFAQQTLLQYQQLRHVMDLNGPSLSGELRLFCSVTAAYSHLPPILDRFRAEHPQVEIKLDTGDAADAVEKVHSGDADLAIAGRPETLPASIDFMPLGLIPLVLIAPALPCAVRTQATQPQPDWSKIPFILPVQGPARRRIDLWFRRQRIPNPVIYATVSGHEAIVSMVALGCGIALLPDVVLENSPDPVRNRVLLLENIDSVAPFELGICVQKKRLGEPLISAFWSQL